aataccttgtaccataggcaccatgatctttgaaaaagctctgtgtgatctggggtcagggataaatctaatgccactctctgtaatggagaaactggggatcattgaggtacaaactgccttattctcattacaactggcagacaagtcattaagacaagcctatggaatagtagaggacgtgctagtaaaggttgaaggcctttacatccctgctgatttcataatcttagacactaggaaggaagaggatgattgcatcatctttggaagacctttcctagccacagcaggagctgtgatagatgtcaacagaggtgagttagtccttcaattgaatggggactaccttgtgtttaaggcacatggccatccctcagtgacaaaagagagtaagcatgaagagcttctctcagttcagagtcaagaagaacccacacagtcaaactctaagtttggtgttgtgaggccacaaccaaactctaagtttggtgttaagatcccatatccaaactctaagtttggtgtggacaactatacaacattgacctgatcaccttgtggctccatgagagccactgtcaagctattgatattaaagaagcgcttgttgggaggcaacccaattttatttatctaatttttattctatattattgttattttgtgttttattaggtacatgatcatgaggagtcacgaaaaaaaatcaaaaaaattaaaaacagagtcaaaaacagcagaaaaaaattcgcaccctggaggacgcacagactggcgttcaacgccagtaaggtgcatctggccggagttcaacgccagaacagagcaccattctggcgctgaacgctagaaacaagcaacattctggcgctgaacgccaggaatgtgcccagagagaaaaactggcgctgaacgccagtaacaagcatgaaactggcgttcaacgccagaaacatgctttacatgggcgttgaacgcccagaatgtgcaccaatgggcgtttaaacgccagaatgatgcacgaaggcattttacatgcctatttggtgcagggatggaattccttgacacctcaggatctgtggaccccacaggatccccacctaacatattcccatcttaccttttaatcctaatcacactatcctaatccaaaatcactcttccccatgtcacacttcccaacacctttcaccaatcacctcaattcctcttcccaattaccccattcactactcacatccatccactcttccccataaaccccacctaccttcaaaaattcaaaccaatttcccacccattcccacccaaaatggccgaacatacctcccccccttttccctataaatacccttccattctacttcattttcacacaacacaacccctccttcttcacctaagccgaacctacctctctccctctctaccatattttcttctacttcttcttcttctcttctttcttttattgctcgagggcgagcaatattttaagtttggtgtggtaaaagcataagcttttttttgtttttccattaccaatggcacctaaggccggagtatcctctagaaaaggaaaagggaaggcaaaagcttccacctccgagtcatgggagatggaaagattcatctccaagagccatcaagaccacttctatgatgttgtggcaaagaagaaggtgatccctgaggtccctttcaagctcaagaaaaatgagtatccggagatccgacatgaagtccgaagaagaggttgggaagtcttaaccaaccccatgcaacaagtcggaatcttaatggttcaagagttctatgccaatgcatggatcactaggaaccatgatcaaggtatgaacccgagtccaaagaattatctcacaatggttcgggggaaatacttggattttagtccggaaaatgtgaggttggcgtttcacttgcctatgatacaaggtgatgaacgcccctacactagaagggtcaactttgatcaaagtttggaccaagtccttatggacatttgtgtggaaggagctcaatggaagagagactccaaaggcaagccagtccaactaagaagactggacctcaagcctatagctagaggatggttggagttcattcaacgctccatcattcctactagcaaccgatctgaagttactgtggatcgggccatcatcattcatggcatcatgattggagaggaagtagaagttcatgaggtcatctccaatgaaatctacaaaatagccgacaagccctcacctatggcacggctagcttttcctcaccttatttgccatctatgttactcagctggagttatcatagaaggagacatctccattgaagaggataagcccatcacaaagaagaggatggagcaagcaagagaagcccctcacggttctcaagaggtgcatgaggaagctcatcatcaagaaatccctgagatgcctcaagggatgcactttcctccaaacaactattgggagcaactcaacacttccttagaaggtttgagccacaatgtggaacaattaagggtggaacatcatgagcactccatcattctccaagaaataagagaaaatcaaagagcaatgagggaggagcaacaaaggcaaggaagggacatagaagagcttaagaacatcattggtccttcaagaagaagacgccactagaggtggattcattccttgttctttatttctttctgtttttcggtttttaatattgtgtttatctatgttttgtgtctttatttcatgatcattagtatgtaaccatgccgtaaagctatgaataaaatccattaatccttcacttctcttaaatgaaaaacgttttaattcaaaagaacaagaagtacatgaatttcgaaattatccttgaatttaatttaattatattgatgtggtgacaatacttttattttctgaatgaatgcttgaacagtgcatatgtcttttgatcttgttatttatgaatgttaaaattgttggctcttgaaagaacgatgaacaaagagaaatgttattgatgatctgaaaaatcatgaaattgattcttgaagcaagaaaaagcagtgaatggcgaaaaaaaaaagaagagaaggagcaatagaaaaagccaatagcccttaaaaccaaaaggcaagggtaaaaaggatccaaggctttgagcatcaatggataggagggcccaaagaaattaaatccaggcctaagcggctaaatcaagctgtccctaaccatgtgcttgtgtcatgaaggtccaagtgaaaagcttgagactaagtggttaaagtcgtgatccaaagcaaaagagtgtgcttaagagctttggacaccactaactggggactctagcaaagctgagtcacaatctgaaaaggttcacccagttatgtgtctgtggcatttatgtatccggtggtaatactggaaaacaaagtgcttagggccacagccaagactcataagtagctgtgttcaagaatcaacatgcttaactaggaaagtcaataacactatccgaaattctaagttcctagagaagccaatcattctaaacttcaaaggaaaaagtgagatgccaaaactgttcagaagcaaaaagctacaagtcccgctcatctaattataattaatattcattgatattctggaatttatagtatattctcttctttttatcctatttgattttcagttgcttggggacaagcaacaatttaagtttggtgttgtgatgagcggataatttatacgatttttggcattgtttttaggtagtttttagcaagttcaagctacttttagggatgttttcattagtttttatgttaaattcacatttctggactttactatgagtttgtgtgtttttttgtgatttcaggtaaattctgactgaaattgagggatttgagcaaaactctgaaaaagactgacaaaaggactgctgatgctgttggaatctgacctccctgcactcgaaatggattttctggagctacagaactccaattggcgcgctctcaacggcgttggaaagtagacatccagggctttccagcaatatataatagtccatactttattcggaaattgacgacgtaacttggcgttgaacgccaagttcatgctgctgtctggagtaaaacgccagaaaaacgtcatgatccggagttgaacgcccaaaacacgtcataactcggagttcaactccaagagaagcctcagctcgtggattgatcaagctcagcccaagcatacaccaagtgggccccggaagtggatttatgcatcaattacttactcatgtaaaccctagtagctagtctagtatatataggacctcttactattgtattagacatcttttgtctcagttttgttttattcttcatcctaagaggctattgatcacgttttagggggctggccattcggccatgcctgaacctttcacttatgtattttcaacggtggagtttctgcacaccatagattaagggtgtggagctctgctgtacctcaagtattaatgcaattctattttcttttattcaaatctctcttattcttattccaagatattcattcgcacccaagaacatgatgaatgtgatgattatatgaccctcattatcattctcacttatgaacgcgcgtgattgacaaccacttccgttctacatgcaacagagcttgaatgtgtatctcttagattccccaacagaatcttcgtggtataagctagatagatggcggcatttatgaggatccggaaagtctcaccttgtctgtggtattccgagtaggatcctgggaatccggaaagtctaaccttgtctgtggttttccgagtaggattccggtaatgaatgactgtgacgtgcttcagactcgcaagtgctgggcgttagtgacagacgcaaaagaatcaagggattctattccagtaggcgcaggaaccaaccagtgattagccgtgctgtgacagagcgcgtgagcgtagttttcactgcgaggatgggatgtagccttcggctaggtgatgcctccagacgattagccatgcgagtgacagctgcagaggaccattttcccgagaggattgaaagtagccatcgtcgaacggtgaacccctatacacagcttgccatggaaaggagtaagaaggattgcgttgaagcaggagaatagcaggcgtccttgagtatacagtatctccattcgcttatctgaaattcccaccaatgaatctgcataagtattctatcccttttattatttctattttattattaattttcgaaaccatacacaattttaatctgcctaactgagatttacaaggtgaccatagcttgcttcataccaacaatctctgtgggatcgacccttactcgcgtaaggtttattacttggacgacccagtacacttgctggttagttgaacggagttgtgaaaacaaccgatgccataataatgatttcatacaagtacaaaagaacatggatcacaatttcgtccaccacggGGTATGGAGGCCATTTGCTGCTAGATAAGAACAAATAAAGTAAACTATAATAGCATAATTACTATCAAAATTAGAGTTCAATGGTATTAGAATTACTTACAGCAAACTAAAACCTAATagcaaataaaactaaaatatgtttaattagaataatcactattaaaacaattaaaacaaGACCTTGTCTAATTATATGTTTAATTGGAATACAAATTATGAATCCGAGTTGACAAATACATATTGCACAAAGAAAAAAACTGAAATGAATTCAAATACATTGCAATTTATAGGCTAGGCCAATTGCAAACATAACAAAAACGGCAAAGATAAAAATTCTACTCGCCATGTTCTCCCCTCCATATTTTCCACATCTCGGTTGCTAGCTCCTCACGCCATTGAGTTCACTCATGGCTACTTTCCACGACATCAATTGTTTCACCTTCATCAACAATAGTATCATCTCCTATGGGTATGTGTTCTGGCGCAAGAGTTGCATCTTCTTCGGGATCAGCATCCATGTTCATACGAATAAAGTTTTGTAACAAACAACAAGCAATAATAATGTGGCTTTGAACTCTAATAGGATAGAACGAGGGACTTCGTAGAATTCCCCATCTTTTCTTAAGCAACCCAAAGCACCGCTCAATCACATTTCTAGCTGAAGAGTGCTTCTTATTAAATAACTCTAGACGATTTTGTGGTGCCCGATGACCTTGAACCCACTCATTCACATGATAGCGAACATTTCTATAAGGAGATAAAAATCCTCTCCCATTTGTATAGCCGGCATCCACTAAGTAATAACACCCTAAAACGGAAGGatgaaaaaatataagaaatatATTGTAATTCTCATATTCAATAGTTATTATTCTTTTCAAAAGATTAATTTAGACATACCAATAGGTATTTTCAAGCCATTACGTCGAGTAATAGCATCCCTAAGTACCCTTGAATCAGATGCTGATCCTTCCCAACCGCTAAGGACATAGACGAAATTCATGTTCCGATTGCAAACTCCTAAGACATTGGTGGATATTCTAGATTTCCTCGTCCGATATCTAGATTTATCACTCCTCGGGACTGTGACATCTATGTAAGTTCCATCTAATGCTCCTAGACAACCCTAtcaaatgtaaaaaaaaaaaacagttatTACACGCAGAGTAAACGTGACCAATAAAAATTAGAGCTACATACACGACCTACCTTGAACCATTTCCATCTGGGATCTACACAATCTTCCGGTACAGGGTCTGCCTTTGCAAATAAGATACTTTGGACACGCAAAACCGAACGCAATACCTTGTGAAAATACCTACTAATAGTTTCACCAGACCTATAGAACCTAACCTGTACGCTGCGATTTTTGGTATGGTGAGCTAATATGATTAAGAAAGTAGCTACTTGCTCGCCTATGCCAACATGACCATCTTCGTCTAATCCATCTTGAACTTGTAGCAATTCACATAAAGTTG
The Arachis stenosperma cultivar V10309 chromosome 7, arast.V10309.gnm1.PFL2, whole genome shotgun sequence genome window above contains:
- the LOC130939317 gene encoding protein ALP1-like translates to MDRSEQIKLCVGYYWIMRMQFDRLMLLFLVTLYMYIRNRRRGHFSIGRRVNTLPLRRDALNNIIGEGGDRNCIWELRISLNAFATLCELLQVQDGLDEDGHVGIGEQVATFLIILAHHTKNRSVQVRFYRSGETISRYFHKVLRSVLRVQSILFAKADPVPEDCVDPRWKWFKGCLGALDGTYIDVTVPRSDKSRYRTRKSRISTNVLGVCNRNMNFVYVLSGWEGSASDSRVLRDAITRRNGLKIPIGCYYLVDAGYTNGRGFLSPYRNVRYHVNEWVQGHRAPQNRLELFNKKHSSARNVIERCFGLLKKRWGILRSPSFYPIRVQSHIIIACCLLQNFIRMNMDADPEEDATLAPEHIPIGDDTIVDEGETIDVVESSHE